CAAAACTGCTGGCATTTAAGGATTCCAACTCATCGGTCCGCTGTACTAAATCGAATTTGATGGGTTTGATTTTGCTTTCCTTGAGTTTTTGGTTACGCCACTCCTTTAAAAGATTGCGACCATCGTTGGACTCGCAGAGAAGCTCATCCACGGGATCCCACCGGGTTTTGGGCACCAGAGTACTCAACATTTGCCTCCCGCCTCCGATGATTACATTTAGAGATTTACCAGTCACACCGGAGATCAGCTGACGGGCTATATCCTGGCATCCTGATTTAAAGGAACCCAAAGGCATTCTTTCATCGCATTCGTAGTTGCTGAAGGTATTTCCCAGAGCAGCTCCTGTAGATCCAGTGATCCTTTGAGTGGTAACGAAACCAGTTCTTAGACCAGCCAATTGGGCCTGGCGAAGAATACTCAGTGGGGTTTCTGTTCCATTGACCAACTCTCCACAGTCTTGCTGACTTTTAGGTACTTCATCCAAAGGTATTCCCGACCAAAGTGCTCTGGAAACCCTATCCACTTCACAGGGAAACTGCTGACTGCAGCTGTTCTTTAAGCGAGCCAAATGGGGAAACTGATCCCAAACAAAGTTGGTATTACCCTGGTTAAAATCCCCAGCTGGAAACCGAAGAGAAGCCAAGTCACGACCATCAACGCCCTGTACTAGAAATATCCCCACGTTTCTGGGATACAAGGGATTCTTGGGAGATCTTAGCGCTTCATTGAGCTCCTCAATGCCCTTATCATACCAGATTTTCTGCGTTGGTGCCACCTTGTCCTTCCAATAGTCCACATCCGCCACGTTGGCCACTTCGTTCTCCACCTCGTACCGGGTCATTAGGCCAATGCAAAGCAAGCTGACCATCACCGTTAGTAAAACTGTTCCGGCTACCAGGAACACCTGCGTGGACTTCAGCCGAACTACCTGGCAAATCTCTTTGGTCCGTTGTGTTGTTACCATCTCAAAGATTTGGCTAAAACTGATTCACAGAGGTTCTCTGCTCTTCGGGCTAAGTCATAAACAACTTTATCTGCTGTCTGTTGTTCGAGATAAGGTTCGGGTTTCCTCTTAGGGGCCCTAAAGCCCCAATCGCTGGCCGTTTTGTTGGGTTTAAGTGTAGCAATTAACCCACGTCATGAATTATAAATGCACTAATTGGCGTGTCAACTAATGCAAAACACACAGGGAGAAAAATTaatacactcaaaaaaatattagtaacttaatttcagaaattttaaaataattatagttAATgtatactaaaaatataatctactccttaaaggaactttttattttttaattaaaactcaaataatttatctaaataaaacaattttttttaaatatggaataaatatattttttggatGAGTTTTAGAAATTTTGAGCTACTGGCAATTTctagaatttaattttttttgaaacAAAGTGAGTCtactatattatacatttttttcttaagtgTAAAATAAGTCAATAGCttcaaatttcaaaaatatatgtcaaatattttttggtgTATCCAACTTAATGTGAACACTTCAGTTATAACAGTTGGTGTTGAGTATTTTATTCGtgta
This region of Drosophila subpulchrella strain 33 F10 #4 breed RU33 unplaced genomic scaffold, RU_Dsub_v1.1 Primary Assembly Seq354, whole genome shotgun sequence genomic DNA includes:
- the LOC119560698 gene encoding alkaline phosphatase, tissue-nonspecific isozyme gives rise to the protein MVTTQRTKEICQVVRLKSTQVFLVAGTVLLTVMVSLLCIGLMTRYEVENEVANVADVDYWKDKVAPTQKIWYDKGIEELNEALRSPKNPLYPRNVGIFLVQGVDGRDLASLRFPAGDFNQGNTNFVWDQFPHLARLKNSCSQQFPCEVDRVSRALWSGIPLDEVPKSQQDCGELVNGTETPLSILRQAQLAGLRTGFVTTQRITGSTGAALGNTFSNYECDERMPLGSFKSGCQDIARQLISGVTGKSLNVIIGGGRQMLSTLVPKTRWDPVDELLCESNDGRNLLKEWRNQKLKESKIKPIKFDLVQRTDELESLNASSFDHILGIMANGDLRGNARAPSLKLMVEKSVQVLKKPGQGYLLIVEQFIESDMDKKKELQALNETLANLQEDRDTLTLVLMTNAIYSKPSLDVSEETQTINHLLETFKETELEIQQRLYQMPSDSLLFARGPKSAIFRGVRRETFLAHAVSHVLSKSRNKG